The nucleotide window ACTGTAAAGCGGTAACGCCCCACCTCGCATGTGCTGACGATGGGCATCTACGCGGCTTGAATCGCTAGCACGCTCGACGGGCGCTGGAAACTGCCATTTACCCCGTAGTCGATCAATCGGCACGCGACGGCCCGAATCGGCCGCACAATTCAAACACACGAAGAGCCGCCCTGGCGCGAAATTGGGATTGCCTGCCTTGGCGCATGGCCGGTGCAGTCAGGCAAGTTCAGCACGGGTTTTTGGCGGGGCGATCGCTGGCTGTGTTGTCGCGATGAGTGGGTTGCCCGTGCCGAGCTTGCCTGACCTGCAGTTTCATCACACAAACGGCGTAATCCCCGGCATCGCCACCGCGGGCGTTTCGAGGGGGCCCCATTCGTAGGCTTTGGGGGAGAGGTCTTCTTTGCTGTTGACCGCTTCTTCCCAGGTGATGACCTGGCCGGTGTAGCTGGCCATGCGGCCGATGACGGCGATCATGGAGCTGTTGGCCATGTAGTGGCCGTTGTTGATGATGTTGCCGGAGCGAATGCCTTGGATCATTTCTTGGTGTTCGATGTCGTACATGTTGCCGGTGGGGCCGCGGTATTTCCACTTCGGCTCGTCTTTGACGCTGATCGTGTTGTTGAGGATGTCGGCCGTGCCCTTGGTGCCGTAGAAGGTGTCCGAGGTTTCCACCGCGCAGCCGTCTTGTTGCCGGCAGTAGGCGAACATCGGGACGCCGTTCGGGAATTCGTAGCAGACGGCGAAGTGATCGAAGATGTGGCCGTACTTGGGGTCGATGCGGGTTTGGCGGCCGCCGAGGCCGAAGCAGCTCGTGGGGCTGATATCGCCGAGCGCCCAGGCGGCTTTGTCGAGACTGTGGACGTGCTGTTCGGCGTTGTGATCGCCGGAGAGCCAAGTGAAGTAGAGCCAGTTGCGCATCTGGTATTCCATGTCGCTCCACTTCGGGTCGTGGCCGTGATGCCAGAGCCCGCGGGCGTTGTACATTTCGCGGATGGCCACGATCTCGCCGATGGCGCCGTCGCGGACGCGCTTCATCGTTTCGCGGACGCCGTAGTCGTACCGCCAGCAGAGGCCGGAGACGATGGAGAGGTTTTTCGATTCGGCCAGCGCCGTGGTTTCCAGGATGGATCGGTAGCCCGGGGCGTCGACGCAGACCGGTTTCTCGGCGAAGACGTGCTTGCCTTGCTCGATGGCGTACTTGAGATGCTGCGGGCGGAAGTGGGGCGACGTGCCCATCAGGACGATGTCGACGCCGGAATCGATGAGGCCCTTGTAAGCGTCGAAGCCGACGAACTGGCGCTCCTTGGGAACGTCGACGCGGTCGCCGTATTGCATCTGGAGATTTTTGATCGCGCCGGCGATGCGATCTTCGAAGACGTCTGCCAGGGCGGTGAGCTTGACGTTGGGATCGCCGTTGAGGCTGTTGGCCGCCGCGCCGCTGCCGCGTCCGCCGCAACCGATGAGGCCGACCTTGAGGATGTCGCTGCCGGCGGCGTGCGCACTCCGCGCAACGGAGAGTTGGCCGAGCATCGTGGCGCCGAGGGCGGCGGCCGTCGAGGTGCGGAGGAACCCGCGCCGGGAGGGATTCGTGTCGGGCGTCGAGGCGGCGGCTGCGGGTTGCGAGACCGTGGTCGGATTGGCGGACATGAAACAACTCCAAGCGACGGGAAGCGTGTGTGGTGGGAAGCGGCGGGGCCGCTCAGGAAAACGGCGGGCATCCGGCGGGGCCGGAAGCGTTGATGATAACACGGAAGGCGGCGCGTTGCGCGTACACTACGTCGTGCGCGTTAATCCCAGGGAAGGCCACCGATGTCGTTGGTGATGGTGACGGCTATTGGGGCCTTCCCTGGGCTTGAGCGGGGCGTCGTTGACTTCGTGTGCGGTTGTCAAAATGGCAGCCGGTGGCGGGGGCGGGATGACTGTGGCGGGGATTTTGAACCACTTCCGTGGCGCAACGTATTGTTTGGCAATGGGTTGCGAAAAGCCGTCCGCCTGTTGAGGGGGCTGGCACGGACTTTGCTTTCCCAGATTGACGTGGCAAAAGTTGACCGTGCCAGGCATTGCCGGGCGGTCGGCGAGCGAATCATCAATACCAAATGGCGGGCTGACTTAAGCCGCGCCGGGTCATAAACGCGGAGGAGTTCACCACTCATGGCACAAGGCGAAAAGATTATCGGGATCGATCTCGGCACCACGAACTCCGTGGTGGCGGTGATGGAAGGCAAAGAGGCCAAGGTGATTCCCAATCAGGAAGGCAATCGCCTGACGCCGAGCGTGGTCGCGTTCAACGACAAAGGCGACGTGTTGGTCGGCGAGCCGGCGAGGCGCCAGGCCGTCACGAACCCGAAGCGGACCGTGTACTCGATCAAGCGGTTCATGGGCCGCCGTCACAACGAAGTGGCGGGCGAAGAGAAGATGGTGCCTTACCAGGTCGTGGGCGGCCCGGAGGATTACGTCAAGGTCGGCGTGGGCGATAAGCAATTCACGCCCTCGGAGATTTCGGCGAAGGTGCTCCGCAAGTTGAAGGAGTCGGCCGAGGCCTACCTGGGGCACAAGGTCAACAAGGCGGTGGTGACCGTCCCGGCGTACTTCAATGACGCGCAACGGCAGGCGACGAAAGACGCCGGACAGTTGGCGGGATTGGAAGTGGCGCGGATCATCAACGAGCCGACGGCGGCGGCGTTGGCGTACGGGTTGGACCGCAAGGAACACGAGAAGATCGTGGTCTTCGACTTGGGGGGCGGTACGTTCGACGTCTCGGCGCTGGAAGTGGCGGACGGCGTGTTCCGCGTGATCAGCACCAACGGCGATACGCATTTGGGCGGCGACGACTTCGACGACGTGTTGATCAATCATGTCGCCGAGGAATTCAAGAAAGAACAGGGGATCGATCTCCGCAAGGACACGATGGCCCTGCAGCGTTTACAAGAAGCGTGCGAGAAGGCCAAGAAGGAGTTGAGCGCCGGGAGCTCGACCGACATCAATCTGCCGTTCATCACGGCGGACGCGAACGGCCCGAAGCACTTGCAGGTGAACATTACGCGGGCGAAGTTCGAGCAGTTGGTCGATCATTTGATCGAGCGCTGCCGCGGCCCGGTGGAGCAGGCGCTCAAGGATGCGAAGCTGAAGCCGAGCGAGATTGACGAAGTGGTGTTGGTCGGCGGCTCGACGCGGATTCCGAAAGTGCAGGAACTCGTCACGAAGATGTTCGGCAAGGAGCCGCATCGCGGCGTGAATCCCGACGAAGTGGTGGCCGTGGGCGCCGCGATTCAGGGCGGCGTGCTGGCCGGTGACGTGCAGGACGTGTTACTCCTGGACGTGACGCCGCTGTCGCTGGGCATCGAGACCGAAGGGGGCGTGATGACGGCGCTCGTCGAGCGCAACACCACGATTCCGGCCGAGAAAGAACAGACATTCAGCACTGCGGCCGACAATCAAACGGCCGTCACGGTGAAGGTCTATCAAGGCGAGCGGCCGATGGCGCGGGACAACCGGCTGTTGGGCGAGTTCAACCTGGAAGGCATCCCGCCGGCGCCGCGCGGCGTGCCGCAGATCAAGGTGAAGTTCGACATCGACGCCAACGGCATCTTGAGCGTCTCGGCGAAGGACGTCGGCACGGGCAAAGAGCACACGGTGCGGATCGAGCAATCGAGCGGCCTGAGCGAAGCGGAAATCAAGTCGAAGCTGGCGGACGCCGAGTCGCACGCGGCCGAGGACAAGAAGAAGCGGCAACTGGCCGAGCTGCACAACCAGGCCGAGACGATGTGCTATCAGTTGGAAAAACTGATCAAGGAGCAAGGCGAGAAGCTGAGCGCCAGCGACAAAGCGCCGCTGGAGGCCGCGATCGCGAAGACCCGCGACGTGGCCAAGAGCGACGACGTGGACAAGATCAAATCGGCGATCAGCGAACTGGAGCAGGTCTCGCACGCGTTTAGCAAGACGCTGTACGAGGCCGGGGCGAAGGGGAGCGCTGGGCCGGCGCCGGAAGCGGCCTCGTCGTCGAACGGCGCGAAGGCTGGTGATGAGGATGTTGTCGACGCGGAGTTCGAGGTGAAGGAATAGGTTTTTGCTTTCTTCACCGCGGAGGCGCGGAGACGCTGAGGGGGACGAGAAGATCGAGGGAGAGAGAGAAGAGGTCGGAACAGGGGCGAGGTAACGGGGCCGGGGTGCACTTGTCGCACGCCGGCCCGTTGCATGAAGAGGCCAAAAGATCGGCTTTGGAAATGTGAGAATCCACAATGGATGATTTCACGATCCTGGGAATAAAAAACCACTTCTTGGCTTCGGAAGAGCAAGACTATCGTCAACGCGTCATTGATGGCTACGTGACATTCGCAAACTTCTTGCAAGATAACGGGCTCTTAGTTCACGAAGTGCTTCGTCCTGGCGAAGCGGTAACGATTGAATCGCGGATCATGAAATCCGATCTCACGGACGAAGGTTTTGAGCTTGTGAAGCGCGCGCTCGACCGATGGTTACGCGCTCGTGACAGAAGTCAGAATCCCAAGAACACAGGAATCCTAGTTCGTGAGTTGAAGAAAATGCGCGGCGGCGACTGAGCCAAGCGGTTTACGATACGTTCGATTTGCGATTTCTCGGAATTGTCACCAAACGACATTTCACAACACAATAGAACAATGGCATTTCGCTTCGAAAAATTGACCACGAAGTCGCAGGAAGCGGTGAAGCGCGCACAGGATATTGCCGCGGAGCGGCAGCATCCGCAGGTGGAGCCGTTGCACTTGCTCGCGGCGCTGGTGGGCGAGCGCGAGGGGATTGTCGGCGCGGTGCTCGATAAGATCGGGGTCAATCGCGGACAGCTCGACAAGATGATCGAGGCGGAGTTGGGGCATTTCCCCAAGGTCAGCGGGGCAGGCGCGCCGAATCCGTCGCAGGCATTCATGCAAGTGTTGGAGGCCGCGCAGAAGACGGCCGACGACATGAAGGATGAGTTCGTCTCGACCGAGCATTTGCTGTTGGCGCTGGTGAAGTCGGAATCGAAGGCCAAGAATCTGTTGAAACTGAACGCCGTCGCCGAGAAAGACGTGCTGGCGGCGCTCAAGGAACTGCGAGGGAGTGCGCGCGTGCAAGATCAAGATCCGGAAGGCAAATTCCAGGCGCTGAATAAATACGGCATCGATCTCGTCGAGCGGGCCAGCAAGGGGAAGCTCGACCCGGTGATCGGGCGCGACGCGGAGATCCGCCGCGTGATCCAGGTGCTGTCGCGGCGTACGAAGAACAATCCGGTGTTGATCGGCGAGCCGGGCGTGGGCAAGACGGCGATCGCGGAAGGGCTGGCGCTGCGCATTTTCCAAGGGGACGTGCCGCTGAGTTTGAAGAACCGGCGCGTGGTGGCGCTCGACATGGGCGCGCTCGTGGCGGGGGCGAAGTTTCGCGGGGACTTCGAAGAGCGGCTTAAGGCCGTGCTGCGCGAAGTGCAAGACGCCGGCGGGAATGTGATCCTGTTCATCGACGAACTGCACACCGTGGTCGGCGCCGGCGCTGCGGAAGGCGCGCAGGACGCCGCGAATCTGCTCAAGCCGGCGCTGGCGCGCGGGGATTTGCGTTGCATCGGCGCGACGACGTTGGACGAGTATCGAAAGTACATCGAAAAGGACGCGGCGCTGGAGCGACGGTTCCAGCCGGTGTTCGTGGGCGAGCCGAGCGTGGAGGACACGATTGCGATTTTGCGCGGGCTCAAGCCGCGTTACGAGGCGCATCACAAGGGGGTGCGGATTAAGGATTCAGCGTTGGTGGCCGCGGCGCAGTTGGCCGATCGCTATATCGCGGACCGGCAGTTGCCTGATAAGGCGATCGACCTGATGGACGAGGCGACCAGCCGGTTGGCGATGGAACTGGAGAGCGTGCCGACTGAGATCGACGAGGTGCAACGGCGGTTGATGCAATTGGAGCTGGCGCAGCGGCAGTTGGCCGAAGAGACCGAAGAGCACGCCAAGGAGCGGCTGGAAGAGATTGAAGCCGAGATGAAGCAATTGCGCTTCAAGCTCGCCAATCTGCGCGAACAATGGGAAAGCGAAAAGGCCGGGCTGGTTGACGTACATCAGATTCGCCGCCGACAAGAGGAACTGCAATTGCAGTTCGACCAACTGAGCGCCGCGATCCGCGAGAAGCAAGCGGCCGGTAACCTGGTCAGCGAAGAGGATTATCAGCGGCTTTACCAGCTCGATCACGAGCGGAAACAACTTGCCGCGCAGGCCGAGAGCGCCGTGCCGGAACAACCGGTCACGTCCGGCAAGCGTTTGCTGCGTCGCGAAGTGGGGCCCGATGAGATTGCCGAAGTGGTGAGCGCGTGGACCGGCATTCCGGTGAGCCGGATGTTGGAGACGGAGCGCGCCAAGCTCCTGGTGCTGGAGGAGCGCTTACACGAGCGCGTCGTGGGGCAGGAAGAAGCGGTCGAGGCGGTCGCCAACGCGGTGCGCCGCAGTCGGTCTGGTTTGCAGGATCCGAATCGGCCGATCGGGTCGTTCATGTTTCTGGGCCCGACGGGCGTCGGCAAGACCGAGCTCTGCAAGGCGCTGGCGGAAGTGCTGTTCGACGACGAGACCGCGATGGTGCGGCTTGACATGAGCGAATTCATGGAACGCCACACGGTGAGCCGACTGATCGGCGCCCCTCCGGGATATGTCGGCTACGACGAAGGGGGCCGGCTGACGGAAGCGGTGCGGCGGCGGCCGTATTGCGTGGTGCTGCTGGATGAAATCGAAAAGGCGCATCCGGACGTGTTCAACGTGCTGTTGCAAGTGCTCGACGACGGGCGGCTCACGGACAGTCATGGGCGCACGGTCAACTTCACCAACACGATCGTGGTGATGACCTCGAACGTCGGCAGCCAGTTGATTCAAGAGATCGCGCAGCAGGGAGGGAGCGAGGACGAGATGCGCTCTGGCGTGCGAGAGATTTTACAAGCTCGGTTCCTGCCGGAGTTTTTGAACCGGATCGACGAGACGATCGTGTTCCATCCGCTGGCGGCGAAGGACCTGCGCAAGATTGTCACGTTACAGGTGAAGCACCTGCAAAAGCAGGTAGAACGCGCCGGCTTCGGGCTGACCGTGACGACGGCGGCGCTGGACGCCATTGCGCAGGAAGGGTACGACCCGATGTACGGCGCGCGTCCGCTGAAGCGCGTGATCCAACAGCGTTTACAAAACCCGTTGGCCACGGAGCTTCTGAAGGGAGAATACCCGGACGGCGCGACGATCAAGATCGACTACGCGGACGGCGAGTTCACGTTCGCGCAGGTCCACGAAACGGTGGAAGTGTAGGAAATGATGAATGCAGAATGATGAATTCAACTTCGATTCATCATTCGGCATTCGTCGTTCTCGGCTACCGCTTTTCCACCAAGCCCCAGCGCTCAATGAGTTCGTTGCAGCCGGACGTGAGGTTGCGCAGTTTCTCGGCGAGGACCGTCTTTTCGGAGACGGTGGCCTTTTTGAGCTTGCGCGCCATCACGACGTATTTCTTCCGGCGGTGCCGGCGGCGCTTGATTTCCTGCTGACGATCGCTGATTCCACTCAAGGCAAGGCTCCTCTTCCCGCACCGGCCAGGGCCGGTTGCCGGCAGTTACCGGAAACGTGACGGTTCAACGTGAACCGAGCATTTTGACGTGTGTCGCCCGTCA belongs to Planctomycetia bacterium and includes:
- a CDS encoding Gfo/Idh/MocA family oxidoreductase, with the protein product MSANPTTVSQPAAAASTPDTNPSRRGFLRTSTAAALGATMLGQLSVARSAHAAGSDILKVGLIGCGGRGSGAAANSLNGDPNVKLTALADVFEDRIAGAIKNLQMQYGDRVDVPKERQFVGFDAYKGLIDSGVDIVLMGTSPHFRPQHLKYAIEQGKHVFAEKPVCVDAPGYRSILETTALAESKNLSIVSGLCWRYDYGVRETMKRVRDGAIGEIVAIREMYNARGLWHHGHDPKWSDMEYQMRNWLYFTWLSGDHNAEQHVHSLDKAAWALGDISPTSCFGLGGRQTRIDPKYGHIFDHFAVCYEFPNGVPMFAYCRQQDGCAVETSDTFYGTKGTADILNNTISVKDEPKWKYRGPTGNMYDIEHQEMIQGIRSGNIINNGHYMANSSMIAVIGRMASYTGQVITWEEAVNSKEDLSPKAYEWGPLETPAVAMPGITPFV
- the dnaK gene encoding molecular chaperone DnaK, translating into MAQGEKIIGIDLGTTNSVVAVMEGKEAKVIPNQEGNRLTPSVVAFNDKGDVLVGEPARRQAVTNPKRTVYSIKRFMGRRHNEVAGEEKMVPYQVVGGPEDYVKVGVGDKQFTPSEISAKVLRKLKESAEAYLGHKVNKAVVTVPAYFNDAQRQATKDAGQLAGLEVARIINEPTAAALAYGLDRKEHEKIVVFDLGGGTFDVSALEVADGVFRVISTNGDTHLGGDDFDDVLINHVAEEFKKEQGIDLRKDTMALQRLQEACEKAKKELSAGSSTDINLPFITADANGPKHLQVNITRAKFEQLVDHLIERCRGPVEQALKDAKLKPSEIDEVVLVGGSTRIPKVQELVTKMFGKEPHRGVNPDEVVAVGAAIQGGVLAGDVQDVLLLDVTPLSLGIETEGGVMTALVERNTTIPAEKEQTFSTAADNQTAVTVKVYQGERPMARDNRLLGEFNLEGIPPAPRGVPQIKVKFDIDANGILSVSAKDVGTGKEHTVRIEQSSGLSEAEIKSKLADAESHAAEDKKKRQLAELHNQAETMCYQLEKLIKEQGEKLSASDKAPLEAAIAKTRDVAKSDDVDKIKSAISELEQVSHAFSKTLYEAGAKGSAGPAPEAASSSNGAKAGDEDVVDAEFEVKE
- the clpB gene encoding ATP-dependent chaperone ClpB codes for the protein MAFRFEKLTTKSQEAVKRAQDIAAERQHPQVEPLHLLAALVGEREGIVGAVLDKIGVNRGQLDKMIEAELGHFPKVSGAGAPNPSQAFMQVLEAAQKTADDMKDEFVSTEHLLLALVKSESKAKNLLKLNAVAEKDVLAALKELRGSARVQDQDPEGKFQALNKYGIDLVERASKGKLDPVIGRDAEIRRVIQVLSRRTKNNPVLIGEPGVGKTAIAEGLALRIFQGDVPLSLKNRRVVALDMGALVAGAKFRGDFEERLKAVLREVQDAGGNVILFIDELHTVVGAGAAEGAQDAANLLKPALARGDLRCIGATTLDEYRKYIEKDAALERRFQPVFVGEPSVEDTIAILRGLKPRYEAHHKGVRIKDSALVAAAQLADRYIADRQLPDKAIDLMDEATSRLAMELESVPTEIDEVQRRLMQLELAQRQLAEETEEHAKERLEEIEAEMKQLRFKLANLREQWESEKAGLVDVHQIRRRQEELQLQFDQLSAAIREKQAAGNLVSEEDYQRLYQLDHERKQLAAQAESAVPEQPVTSGKRLLRREVGPDEIAEVVSAWTGIPVSRMLETERAKLLVLEERLHERVVGQEEAVEAVANAVRRSRSGLQDPNRPIGSFMFLGPTGVGKTELCKALAEVLFDDETAMVRLDMSEFMERHTVSRLIGAPPGYVGYDEGGRLTEAVRRRPYCVVLLDEIEKAHPDVFNVLLQVLDDGRLTDSHGRTVNFTNTIVVMTSNVGSQLIQEIAQQGGSEDEMRSGVREILQARFLPEFLNRIDETIVFHPLAAKDLRKIVTLQVKHLQKQVERAGFGLTVTTAALDAIAQEGYDPMYGARPLKRVIQQRLQNPLATELLKGEYPDGATIKIDYADGEFTFAQVHETVEV
- a CDS encoding DUF6800 family protein, which codes for MSGISDRQQEIKRRRHRRKKYVVMARKLKKATVSEKTVLAEKLRNLTSGCNELIERWGLVEKR